Sequence from the uncultured Draconibacterium sp. genome:
AACCGAAGCAAAGTGGCTAATATTGCTCCGTTCCTGAAAAACGAAATGAATATCGAGGCGTTTATCGATTTCATCATTGGTGTGCAGCTAAAAAAGGAAGGAGCTGAAAGTTATACGATTTCAGCAGAAGACGAGGAAGTGATTACAAAATTGGTTGGTGAAAAATTCACTACCTGGGATTGGCGTTGGGGCTATTCGCCAAAATACACTTTTACCAATAAGGCGGAAATCGACGGCCGGACACTGGAAATCTATTTAGAAGTAAAAAAAGGCCATATTGAAAACGCCAACCTGCAAGGCAATTATTTTGTTGAGCCTTATACCACTGAGTTATCAGCATTGCTGGTGGGGAAACAACATTTTTATGATGCTATACGCGACGTTTTAAAAACGGAAAATGAAGATTTGATTTACGCGTTCTTCTGAAATCAATTGCGTTGAATGATTGAAGGGTAGAATCTGAACTAAAAGTGACTACTCGCTTTGGTGTGTCTGACTTGAGAACTGTGCGGCCATGCTTCTTAACTAAAAATATAGCTCGTAGCTCGCAGCTCGTTTCTAAAAAAAAGCGCACCACAAACTGCAGTGCGCCATTCCAATATTCTAATCTTCCAATCTTCCTATTTCGGTAATGGGTATCCTTCAAGTTTTTTCAGGTTAGCCGCAATTTCCGATTCCGGATATTCGTAATCGTGCAGTTCTCCACCTAAGTATTTATTGTAACCAACAAGGTCCATCAAACCATGTCCACTAAAGTTGAACAGAATCGTTTTCTCTTTACCTTCTTCCTTGGCTTTTTTAGCTTCACGGATGGTAGCGGCAATGGCGTGTGTTGTTTCCGGAGCAGGAATAATACCTTCGGTCTTGGCAAACAATAACCCGGCCTCGAAACATTCGCTTTGGTGAACAGCTACCGCATCCATTAAACCATCCCGTAATGCAGCACTTACCAGCGGAGCCATTCCGTGGTAACGCAAACCTCCGGCGTGAATCGGTGCCGGAATAAAGTTGTGACCCAGGCTGTTCATCGCCAAAAGCGGAGTCATTTGTGCCACATCGCCGTTATCGTAAATAAACGGAGCTTTTGTTAAAGTCGGACAGCTGAATGGTTCGGCTCCAATAATCTGGATGTCGGCACCATGAATTTTATCGTACATAAACGGGAACGAAAGACCAGCGAAGTTACTACCGCCACCACAGCAGCCAATAACTACATCAGGGTTTTTAATACCCACTTTTGCCAGCTGTTTTTTGGCTTCCAAACCAATTATAGTCTGGTGTAACATAACGTGGTTCAACACCGAGCCCAATGAATAACGGGTACCGCCGGTAGGATCGGTAACTGCTGCTTCAACGGCTTCAGAAATGGCAATTCCCAACTTCCCGGTGTATCAGGAAACTGTGCTAAAATATCGCGACCGGCCTGTGTTTCGGTACTTGGACTAGCAATACACTTGCCGCCCCAGGTCTCCATCATCATCTTACGGAAAGGTTTCTGATCGAAACTTACACGCACCATAAAAACTTTACACTCGATGCCGCCAATTTGTGCACAGGCATACGATAATGCAGAACCCCACTGTCCTGCGCCGGTTTCGGTGGTAAGTTTTTTAATACCAAACTGTTTGTTATACCAGGCTTGCGCCACAGCTGTATTGGGTTTATGACTACCGGCGGGCGAAACGCCTTCGTTTTTGTAATAGATCTTTGCGGGAGTTCCCAGTGCTTCTTCCAGTTCGTAGGCACGAATTAAGGGACTTGGCCGCCACTGTACCAGAATCTCCCGAATTCCTTCAGGAATATCAATCCAGCGCTCCTGGCTAACTTCCTGCTCAATCAGGTTCATCGGGAACACCGGAGCCAGCATCTCAGGGCCCACAGGATTTCCGTCAGGGCCAAGTGGTGGGTTCAACGGCGATGGCAGATCGGGAGCCAGGTTATACCATTGTTTGGGCATTTCCGATTCATCAAGAAA
This genomic interval carries:
- a CDS encoding pyridoxal-phosphate dependent enzyme, with translation MGIAISEAVEAAVTDPTGGTRYSLGSVLNHVMLHQTIIGLEAKKQLAKVGIKNPDVVIGCCGGGSNFAGLSFPFMYDKIHGADIQIIGAEPFSCPTLTKAPFIYDNGDVAQMTPLLAMNSLGHNFIPAPIHAGGLRYHGMAPLVSAALRDGLMDAVAVHQSECFEAGLLFAKTEGIIPAPETTHAIAATIREAKKAKEEGKEKTILFNFSGHGLMDLVGYNKYLGGELHDYEYPESEIAANLKKLEGYPLPK
- a CDS encoding pyridoxal-phosphate dependent enzyme, with protein sequence MTRQKKIFLDESEMPKQWYNLAPDLPSPLNPPLGPDGNPVGPEMLAPVFPMNLIEQEVSQERWIDIPEGIREILVQWRPSPLIRAYELEEALGTPAKIYYKNEGVSPAGSHKPNTAVAQAWYNKQFGIKKLTTETGAGQWGSALSYACAQIGGIECKVFMVRVSFDQKPFRKMMMETWGGKCIASPSTETQAGRDILAQFPDTPGSWELPFLKPLKQQLPILPAVPVIHWARC